From Vitis vinifera cultivar Pinot Noir 40024 chromosome 14, ASM3070453v1, a single genomic window includes:
- the LOC100246274 gene encoding receptor-like protein EIX2, whose amino-acid sequence MADINASIHFLLLIFLSSTFLHLETVKLGSCNVVLNASCTEIERKALVNFKQGLTDPSGRLSSWVGLDCCRWSGVVCNSRPPRVIKLKLRNQYARSPDPDNEATDDYGAAHAFGGEISHSLLDLKDLRYLDLSMNNFGGLEIPKFIGSFKRLRYLNLSGASFGGTIPPHLGNLSSLLYLDLNSYSLESVENDLHWLSGLSSLRHLNLGNIDFSKAAAYWHRAVNSLSSLLELRLPGCGLSSLPGLSLPFGNVTSLSVLDLSNNGFNSSIPHWLFNFSSLAYLDLNSNSLQGSVPDRFGFLISLEYIDLSFNILIGGHLPRNLGKLCNLRTLKLSFNIISGEITELIDGLSECVNSSSLESLDFGFNYKLDGFLPNSLGHLKNLKSLHLWGNSFVGSIPNTIGNLSSLQEFYISENQMNGIIPESVGQLSALVAADLSENPWVCVVTESHFSNLTSLIELSIKKSSPNITLVFNVNSKWIPPFKLSYLELQACHLGPKFPAWLRTQNQLKTIVLNNARISDSIPDWFWKLDLQLHLLDFSNNQLSGKVPNSWKFTENAVVDLSSNRFHGPFPHFSSNLSSLYLSDNSFSGPIPRDFGKTMPRLSNFDVSWNSLNGTIPLSMAKITGLTNLVISNNQLSGEIPLIWNDKPDLYEVDMAHNSLSGEIPSSMGTLNSLMFLILSGNKLSGEIPFSLQNCKDMDSFDLGDNRLSGNLPSWIGEMQSLLILSLRSNFFDGNIPSQVCNLSHLHILDLAHNNLSGSVPSCLGNLSGIATEISDERYEGRLLVVVKGRELIYQSTLYLVNIIDLSDNNLSGKLPEIRNLSRLGTLNLSINHFTGNIPEDIGGLSQLETLDLSRNQLSGPIPPSMISLTFLNHLNLSYNRLSGIIPTSNQFQTFNDPSIYRDNLALCGDPLPMKCPGDDKATTDSSRAGNEDHDDEFEMRWFYVSMGPGFVVGFWAVFGPLIINRSWRRAYFRFLDEMKDRVMVVITVNVARLQKKCKWERRQHGT is encoded by the coding sequence ATGGCTGATATCAATGCCTCCATTCATTTCCTTCTGCTTATTTTCCTCTCCTCCACTTTTCTCCATCTTGAAACTGTTAAACTTGGTTCCTGCAATGTCGTTCTCAATGCCAGCTGCACTGAAATTGAGAGAAAAGCCCTTGTTAATTTCAAACAAGGTCTTACTGATCCTTCCGGCAGGCTCTCTTCCTGGGTTGGCCTGGATTGCTGCAGATGGAGTGGTGTGGTGTGCAACTCAAGGCCACCTCGAGTCATCAAGCTCAAACTCCGCAACCAGTATGCTAGAAGTCCGGACCCCGACAATGAAGCTACGGATGACTATGGAGCAGCTCATGCATTTGGCGGCGAGATAAGTCATTCTTTACTTGATTTGAAAGATTTGAGGTACTTGGACTTGAGCATGAACAATTTTGGAGGACTCGAAATCCCCAAGTTCATTGGATCATTCAAGAGGTTGAGATATCTCAATCTCTCAGGTGCATCCTTCGGTGGAACTATCCCACCCCACCTAGGGAACCTTTCTAGCTTGCTCTATCTTGATCTCAACTCTTATTCTCTTGAATCAGTTGAGAATGACCTGCACTGGTTATCAGGTCTTTCTTCTCTGAGACACCTTAATTTGGGAAATATAGATTTTAGCAAGGCTGCAGCTTATTGGCATCGAGCTGTTAACTCCCTTTCTTCACTCTTGGAACTACGCTTACCTGGATGTGGCCTGTCTTCCCTTCCTGGTCTCTCTCTTCCATTTGGTAATGTCACCTCACTTTCGGTGCTCGATCTCTCCAACAATGGCTTCAATTCGTCGATACCTCACTGGTTGTTCAACTTTAGTAGTCTTGCATACCTTGATCTCAACTCCAACAGTCTTCAAGGCAGTGTTCCTGACAGATTTGGTTTCTTGATTTCCCTTGAATACATTGATTTGtcttttaatatattgattGGAGGTCACTTACCAAGAAACTTAGGAAAGCTTTGCAACTTGCGAACTCTCAAACTATCTTTCAACATTATTAGTGGAGAGATAACTGAATTGATAGATGGGTTGTCCGAGTGTGTCAACAGTAGTAGCTTAGAGTCTCTGGATTTTGGGTTCAATTATAAACTGGATGGGTTTCTTCCTAATTCTTTGGGACACCTGAAGAACCTAAAGTCTCTTCATCTGTGGGGCAACTCATTTGTGGGGTCAATTCCAAACACCATTGGAAATTTGTCGTCCTTGCAAGAATTCTACATCTCTGAAAATCAAATGAATGGGATAATTCCAGAGAGTGTGGGCCAACTCTCAGCATTGGTTGCAGCGGATCTGTCAGAGAATCCATGGGTTTGTGTTGTGACAGAGTCTCATTTCTCCAATCTCACAAGCTTAATTGAGTTGTCAATCAAGAAGTCATCTCCAAACATCACCTTGGTCTTCAATGTGAATTCTAAATGGATTCCTCCTTTTAAACTCAGTTACCTGGAACTCCAAGCATGCCATCTAGGTCCCAAATTTCCTGCATGGCTGAGAACCCAAAACCAGCTGAAGACAATAGTGCTCAACAATGCTAGGATTTCAGACTCCATACCTGATTGGTTTTGGAAGTTAGACTTGCAGCTCCACCTACTGgacttttcaaataatcaactGAGCGGGAAGGTCCCAAATTCATGGAAATTTACAGAAAATGCTGTTGTGGATTTGAGCTCCAACCGCTTTCACGGTCCTTTCCCACACTTTTCTTCTAATCTGAGTTCATTGTATTTGAGTGACAATTCATTTTCTGGACCAATACCCCGGGATTTTGGCAAAACCATGCCCCGGTTGTCAAATTTTGACGTCTCTTGGAACTCTCTAAATGGTACCATTCCCTTGTCTATGGCTAAGATTACGGGTTTGACAAATCTGGTTATCTCAAATAATCAGTTGTCTGGTGAAATTCCTTTGATTTGGAATGATAAACCAGATTTGTACGAAGTAGATATGGCACATAACAGCTTATCTGGTGAGATCCCCAGCTCAATGGGCACCCTGAATTCACTTATGTTCTTGATACTGAGTGGCAACAAACTTTCAGGGGAAATTCCTTTTTCTCTGCAGAATTGCAAGGACATGGATAGTTTTGACCTTGGCGACAATAGATTATCAGGAAACCTTCCATCATGGATAGGAGAGATGCAATCGTTGTTGATTCTAAGTCTGCGATCAAACTTCTTTGATGGAAACATTCCCTCCCAAGTGTGCAATCTTTCCCATCTTCATATATTGGACCTTGCACATAATAATCTGTCAGGATCCGTTCCTTCTTGTTTGGGAAATTTGAGTGGCATAGCTACTGAAATCAGCGATGAGAGATACGAGGGGCGATTGTTAGTTGTGGTGAAAGGAAGAGAACTCATATATCAGAGTACTCTGTATCTTGTGAATATCATTGATCTTTCAGACAATAATTTATCGGGAAAGTTGCCTGAAATAAGAAATCTTTCAAGACTTGGCACCTTGAACTTGTCCATAAACCATTTTACAGGAAATATACCAGAGGACATTGGGGGCTTAAGTCAATTAGAAACTCTGGACCTCTCAAGAAACCAGCTCTCTGGCCCGATTCCACCAAGCATGATTTCTCTGACTTTCTTGAATCACTTGAACCTATCTTACAACAGACTATCTGGTATAATTCCAACAAGCAACCAGTTCCAAACCTTCAATGACCCATCCATATACAGGGATAACCTTGCACTCTGCGGGGATCCTCTGCCAATGAAGTGCCCAGGCGATGATAAAGCTACTACTGATTCTTCCAGGGCGGGTAATGAAGATCATGAtgatgagtttgaaatgaggTGGTTCTACGTCAGCATGGGGCCTGGATTTGTGGTGGGATTTTGGGCAGTTTTTGGCCCTTTGATAATAAATAGGTCTTGGAGGCGAGCCTACTTCCGGTTCCTGGATGAGATGAAAGATAGAGTGATGGTGGTTATCACAGTGAATGTTGCACGTCTGCAAAAGAAATGCAAATGGGAAAGAAGACAACATGGAACTTGA